Proteins encoded in a region of the Nicotiana tomentosiformis chromosome 9, ASM39032v3, whole genome shotgun sequence genome:
- the LOC104086637 gene encoding uncharacterized protein: MRVHPMSMKRNIAIREGIYPGSTSGSDQREQLLAVMEGNPTKKLRKLPHVFGKVLELPFRSDADVAVEEGPEFFRFVAEMEFDDGGEGGGAGGGVRVQAVEIHPGITKIVVRNGAGDGGVGAVPGSEDELLLEELKVDTWRFRLPATTKPELATAVFVDGELTVTVPKGDRGGEDFADGRNVWGGGGRLVLVQ, encoded by the coding sequence ATGAGGGTCCATCCTATGTCCATGAAACGAAACATTGCTATTCGTGAAGGTATTTATCCGGGTTCAACTTCGGGTTCGGATCAGCGGGAACAACTTTTGGCGGTAATGGAAGGAAACCCGACGAAGAAGCTACGGAAACTGCCGCACGTATTTGGGAAGGTTCTAGAACTTCCGTTCCGTTCCGATGCTGACGTGGCGGTGGAGGAAGGGCCGGAATTCTTCCGTTTCGTGGCGGAGATGGAATTTGACGATGGCGGAGAGGGTGGAGGAGCGGGAGGCGGCGTGAGAGTGCAGGCGGTGGAGATTCATCCTGGGATTACGAAGATCGTGGTGAGAAATGGTGCGGGAGATGGAGGTGTCGGCGCCGTCCCCGGCAGCGAAGACGAGCTGCTGTTGGAAGAGCTGAAGGTGGACACGTGGAGGTTCAGGTTGCCGGCGACGACAAAACCGGAGCTGGCCACGGCGGTGTTCGTGGATGGTGAGTTGACTGTTACGGTACCGAAGGGTGATCGTGGCGGTGAAGATTTCGCCGACGGTAGGAATGTTTGGGGTGGCGGTGGCCGGCTTGTTCTTGTACAGtaa
- the LOC104086635 gene encoding uncharacterized protein, with product MAEALIELNELLISRKATLTTEESKLLNSWKQSAVRDFGIGAAGASVATWLVTRRLHNLLRINLAVGAGWFYGKWRFAKSLDSGVELILSQHGTRLQKELGEIMLRKYQRNPPVLQHVSKYFYSENVYDDDSTDQPKPRWRFRSTYGEIFSSHRMDGDDSSSKKTHLENTDPRITNLERKQVNINGAAAAPLESTEDPFDCILGHQVSAEESRCPDAPSALPRRHNHSHRRSQGRRRRHHHEKMEG from the exons ATGGCAGAAGCACTCATCGAATTGAATGAACTTCTCATCTCCAGAaag GCTACTTTAACAACTGAAGAAAGTAAACTACTAAATTCATGGAAGCAATCTGCTGTaagagattttggtattggtgcCGCTGGTGCTTCCGTTGCCACTTGGTTAG TTACTCGAAGGCTGCATAACCTACTCCGCATCAACCTTGCAGTAG GTGCTGGTTGGTTCTATGGCAAGTGGAGATTTGCCAAATCTTTGGATTCAGGTGTTGAACTTATTCTCTCTCAGCATGGAACTCGTCTGCAAAAGGAGTTGGGGGAAAT AATGTTGAGGAAGTACCAGCGTAATCCGCCAGTATTACAGCATGTCTCCAAATACTTTTACTCTGAAAATGTTTATGATGATGATTCAACAGACCAGCCAAAACCAAGATGGCGTTTTCGGAGTACCTATGGGGAAATATTTTCTTCTCACAGGATGGATGGTGATGACTCTTCCAGTAAGAAAACCCATTTGGAGAATACTGATCCGAGGATCACTAATCTTGAGAGAAAGCAAGTTAAT ATAAATGGTGCTGCTGCTGCTCCTCTAGAGTCAACTGAAGACCCATTTGATTGCATACTCGGACATCAAGTGAGTGCCGAAGAGAGTCGTTGCCCTGATGCACCTAGCGCGCTTCCTAGGAGGCATAATCATAGCCACAGACGGTCTCAAGGAAGGCGTCGGAGACATCACCATGAGAAAATGGAAGGTTGA